The Candoia aspera isolate rCanAsp1 chromosome 6, rCanAsp1.hap2, whole genome shotgun sequence genome has a segment encoding these proteins:
- the CP gene encoding ceruloplasmin, with protein sequence MKLSVLCHLLAYYLFQVSAITREYYIGIIEVDWNYAPGTKNILSGKPFSEEEEASVFLQQGPDRIGSTYKKAVYMQYTDNSYSHAMEKPPWLGFLGPTIKGEVGDSFVIHLKNLAMREFTLHPHGVKYTKENEGAFYPDNTKHSQKKDDAVQPGEQYVYKWDITEDHGPAEGDNNCVTRIYHSHIDAPKDVASGLIGALVTCRKGTLQNGKDKDVDREFVLMFSVMDENFSWYLDANIKKYCSEPDKVDKENEDFQESNKMHSINGYMYGYLPNITMCAEEKVKWYLFGIGNEADIHSVYFHGQILTERKHRVNTVSLFPATFVDALMVPKNDGEWLLSCQVNDHIEGGMQAIFKVKNCNGHSPSVEDIIITRHYFIAAEEEEWNYAPSGINYFTGKPLIQDEDSKAFFEKGKNRIGGTYKKARFFEYTSDSFTTRHFRSHTEKHLGLCGPVIRAEVGDNIRVVFFNNASHPFSIQPHGLSYSKSNEGSFYNTLSGGTPSPASHVNPGEKFIYEWAVPETVGPTPEDPDCLALLYYSASDPVRDTSSGLVGPLLVCRKGKMPAPWKPLNVDKEFFLLATVFDENLSWYLDDNINKYIEHPEEVDKEDEDFQESNKMHSINGYMYGNQKGLEMCRGEIVSWNLMGLGSEVDIHGIHFSGNTLEIKGTRKDTANLFPHISVTAVMKPDSEGVFEVACLTTDHYKGGMRQTYQVKRCGSSAKDEQYPHQKTYYIAAIELEWDYSPNRTWEQERHQFHDESPGNPFLNKGDKFIGSKYKKVAYREYTDQTFSTLKERNEEEEHLAILGPLLFTYAEDTIRIVFKNMASRPYSIHAHGVKTDSPVVTETSPGATQEYIWKIPTRSGPKEGDSACIPWAYYSTVDKVKDIYSGLIGTLVVCCKEVFAVNPHPKTLQFALLFMVFDENESWYVDENIKLYSANPGDVNKEDEEFIESNKMHAINGRVFGNLNGLTMHVGDKVNWFLSGMGNEVDMHTAHFHGHSFSYKYNRTFRGDVYDLFPGTFQTVEMLPKYPGTWLLHCHVTDHIHAGMETTYTVLPNQSSDIRQTTV encoded by the exons GGAAGCTAGTGTCTTTCTACAGCAAGGCCCAGACCGGATAGGAAGCACATATAAAAAAGCTGTGTACATGCAGTACACAGATAACTCATACAGTCATGCTATGGAAAAACCACCTTGGCTGGGCTTCCTGGGGCCGACTATCAAAGGAGAAGTTGGGGACTCCTTTGTCATCCACTTAAAAAATCTTGCTATGAGAGAATTCACTCTCCATCCCCATGGTGTCAAATACACAAAAGAAAACGAAG GAGCTTTCTACCCTGATAATACCAAACATTCACAAAAGAAAGATGATGCTGTGCAGCCAGGAGAGCAGTATGTTTATAAGTGGGATATAACTGAAGATCATGGTCCAGCAGAAGGAGATAATAACTGTGTGACAAGGATCTATCACTCTCATATAGATGCTCCAAAGGATGTTGCTTCTGGACTTATTGGAGCTTTGGTCACTTGCAGAAAAG GCACCCTGCAGAATGGAAAAGATAAAGATGTTGATCGTGAATTTGTCTTGATGTTCTCTGTGATGGAtgaaaacttcagctggtacTTAGATGCGAATATTAAGAAATACTGCTCTGAACCTGACAAAGTTGACAAAGAGAATGAAGACTTCCaagaaagcaataaaatgcaCT CAATCAATGGATATATGTATGGGTATCTTCCCAATATCACGATGTGTGCAGAAGAGAAAGTGAAATGGTATCTTTTTGGCATTGGTAATGAAGCTGATATCCATTCCGTCTATTTTCATGGGCAAATATTGACAGAAAGGAAGCATCGTGTGAACACAGTCAGCCTCTTCCCAGCTACCTTTGTGGATGCTCTTATGGTGCCCAAGAATGATGGTGAATGGTTGCTCAGCTGCCAAGTCAATGATCATATAGAAG gtGGCATGCAGGCCATTTTTAAGGTGAAAAACTGTAATGGCCATTCTCCATCTGTCGAGGACATCATTATCACAAGACATTATTTCATTGCAGCAGAGGAAGAGGAATGGAACTATGCCCCATCTGGAATAAATTATTTCACAGGAAAACCCTTAATTCAAGATGA GGATTCCAaggcattttttgaaaaaggcAAAAACAGAATTGGTGGAACTTATAAAAAAGCTCGGTTTTTTGAGTATACCAGTGATAGCTTTACTACACGCCATTTCAGGTCTCATACTGAAAAGCATCTTGGACTTTGCG GGCCTGTAATCAGAGCAGAAGTTGGTGACAATATTCGGGTAGTCTTCTTCAACAATGCAAGTCACCCCTTCAGCATTCAACCCCATGGCTTGAGCTATAGCAAGAGCAATGAGGGCTCTTTCTACAACACTCTATCTGGAG GTACTCCAAGTCCAGCTTCACATGTGAATCCTGGAGAGAAATTCATCTATGAGTGGGCAGTGCCAGAAACTGTGGGCCCTACTCCAGAAGATCCAGATTGCCTAGCTCTGCTGTATTATTCAGCTTCAGATCCAGTTAGGGACACCAGTTCTGGCCTGGTGGGCCCACTCTTGGTGTGCAGGAAAGGCAAAATGCCTGCTCCATGGAAACCG CTCAATGTAGACAAAGAATTCTTCCTTCTTGCAACAGTATTTGATGAAAATCTGAGCTGGTATTTAGatgataatattaataaatatatagaacATCCTGAAGAGGTTGATAAAGAAGATGAGGATTTTCAAGAGTCCAATAAGATGCATT CTATAAATGGATATATGTATGGGAATCAGAAAGGCCTTGAGATGTGTCGTGGAGAGATCGTTTCCTGGAATTTGATGGGCTTGGGATCTGAGGTTGACATTCATGGAATACATTTTTCAGGAAATACTTTAGAAATTAAAGGGACTAGGAAGGATACGGCTAATCTTTTCCCACATATCTCTGTCACAGCTGTTATGAAGCCTGACTCAGAAG GTGTTTTTGAAGTGGCCTGCCTCACAACAGATCATTACAAAGGTGGTATGAGACAAACATATCAAGTGAAGAGGTGTGGTTCTTCAGCAAAAGATGAGCAATACCCTCATCAGAAGACCTACTACATTGCAGCCATAGAGCTTGAATGGGACTATTCCCCTAACAGGACATGGGAGCAAGAGAGGCATCAGTTTCATGATGAAAG TCCAGGAAATCCATTCTTAAACAAGGGAGATAAATTCATTGGGTCAAAATACAAGAAAGTGGCTTATCGGGAATATACTGACCAAACATTCAGCACCCTTAAAGAACGGAATGAAGAGGAAGAACATTTGGCAATACTAG gtcctctgctttttaCATATGCTGAAGATACAATTAGAATTGTTTTCAAGAACATGGCCTCTAGGCCTTATTCTATCCATGCACACGGAGTAAAAACTGATTCTCCAGTTGTAACAGAAACAAGTCCAG GTGCAACACAGGAATATATCTGGAAAATCCCAACGAGATCTGGTCCTAAGGAAGGGGATTCTGCCTGCATTCCCTGGGCGTATTATTCCACTGTGGATAAAGTCAAG GACATCTATAGTGGATTAATAGGGACACTTGTTGTCTGTTGCAAGGAAGTTTTTGCTGTAAATCCACAtcccaaaactctgcagtttgcTCTTCTTTTTATGGTGTTTGATGAGAACGAATCTTGGTACGTGGATGAAAATATCAAATTGTATTCTGCCAATCCAGGAGATGTAAACAAGGAAGATGAGGAATTCATTGAAAGCAATAAAATGCATG CCATTAACGGAAGAGTGTTTGGAAACTTGAATGGTCTTACAATGCACGTTGGAGATAAAGTAAACTGGTTCTTGTCAGGAATGGGGAATGAAGTTGACATGCACACCGCTCATTTCCATGGCCATAGCTTCAGttacaag TACAATAGAACCTTCCGAGGAGATGTCTATGACCTGTTCCCTGGGACATTTCAAACTGTTGAGATGTTACCAAAATACCCTGGCACCTGGCTACTGCACTGCCACGTGACTGACCACATCCATGCTGGCATGGAAACTACTTACACTGTCCTCCCAAACCAAAG CAGTGACATCAGACAAACAACAGTATGA